GCATGATTATTTACATACATTtcatttttactttcatttttaattttttttatataatttgagGAAAAATTGATGAGAACAATAGAATCATGTACGTGCTTATAGtttgtttagtttttaattttttgttataaaatctttaaaataaaaatatcaagcCAAGTCTATTAATTATTAGGTCGTATGCTTTTTAGTTGTCACTTTCTATTGGTATTCACaaaattcattttcaaatttttttttattgaaataaatggTTATATAAATCTATATCCATAAAGTTGTTTTATATATTCGCATTCGCATNNNNNNNNNNNNNNNNNNNNNNNNNNNNNNNNNNNNNNNNNNNNNNNNNNNNNNNGCATTTCTTATTttcattattatattttttctttcataattacATAAGATAACAATACagaaataagatagagataaatACATCATTTGGAATATAAATACAAAGTATGCatgtctttatatatatatatataaacacacATATATCAACCATAAAATTTAGGTGAATTCTATCCAACCccttctaaaataacatgtaagttacccttcATGATGTGTCACATTTTAATTGGTCATTACTTAACTATAGTtggattattttgtaatttattatttgagatgggtaattgtataatttcttaaaatattaaaattctacCCCATTAATTGAAGCACGTTCTCACGCAATCTCTTTCTACACTGCATCATTCTTTAACGAGTTGTTGAATTTTCATGGCTTGTAACTTCTTCATTCTTCCCAGTATAGTCAGCACCGACTTCCAGTATAGTCAGCACCGACTTCATTGCTATCTCATGTCCTCTCActcaatctcttttttttttttaaccatgGATCATTCCTTACCAATATAATTAATGATGATATGGGTTGATGGTCTAACATGATTTTCTAAAAAATTAGGTATgttgatttaattttaattttaaaagaacaAATATTTACATTATTATTTTAGTGATAAGAAACTAATCGTTAGCCAATGAGTTATATCTATAGTCTTATAGTCTtcctatactcaattaagaagttgcgggGTTCGAATATCTCTatcttcaaaaaaataaataaataacatagctatttatacacaaatacataacaattaatttattagttgagTGTTTTTatttagatgttttttttttctttttacaataCTTTCCATTAACTAATTAATAAGAAATTAGATGATAACTTCAAGAGTGAATACCCCATCCggccctgacaattatctcgaaaggacaacgaggcctccaagaaaaaaaaacacccaatccgacccctgataatttttttttgggactgattagcccctgtgccaaaaaaaataacatttattttttttggcacaggttattttttttggcacagggacctcgttgtcctttcgaaataATTGTCAGGGCCGGATTGGGTTTATTTTTTTTGCCAAGGGTTGGGTTGGGGTTTTTTTTGTCAGGAGCCTCGTtatctttcgaggtaattgtcaggaaCTGATTTGGATTTTTCTCTAACTTCAATAGTTTTATTACTCGGCGACTTTATATTTTTTGGTTTAGTTTTAGATTCAGGTTTATGGTCGTGGGTTGTTTCTTTTGATATTTTTCATCTAGTTTGTACTTTGTAGCATCATGAATCTATCTCTTCATTATTACTTCACTCTTTTGAGAGTAGTCAATCATGTGATTATGAATTATTTGCAAAACCAGGAAGTTGCTGGGCATTTTCCGCGGTGGCGGCGGTGGAGGGCATAAACGCCTTAACCACCGGACAACTGGTGTCACTTTCCGAGCAACAAGTGGTGAGTTGTGACATACACGGTAGGGATATGGGATGTAGCGGCGGTTACATGGAAGGTGCATTTCAATACATTTGGAAAAACGGCGGAATCACAAGCGACGCAAATTACCCTTACAACGCAACGGACAGTGTATGCAATGCAACGGAAGAAGCCTCCGTAGTTGCTCAGATCAAAGGCTACGAGATGGTTCCGGCGAACAACGAGACCGAGCTCATGAAAGCTCTCGCTAACCAACCCATAGCAGTTGCCATTGAAGCAGATAGTATGTTCTCTTACGAAAGTGGTGTTTATGATGGACCCTGTGGAATTGAGCTTGACCATGGTGTTCTAGCCGTTGGTTATGGTACTGAGAATGGAACTGATTATTGGATTATTAAGAATTCATGGGGTACTGAATGGGGTGAGAATGGATACATTAGGATGAAGCGAGGTATTGGTGCTGGTCTTGGTTTGTGTGGAATCGCCATGGATGCTTCTTATCCCACTGCTTAATTAAAAGAGTTACGTACCATATGTGTTTATGTGTAACTAATTTCCATGGAATAATTATCATTATATGTGCGCTTTTTCAAatggttaaaaataaattatttactaATCAATGAATTTAAATTCTCGAAAACTACTTTGTACTTCTTGAATTTTGGTTAAGACAAGATTCAAgaattatttgtttgttttaataatTCATTAGTCTATCTCCGGATGGATGGAGATACATTGATGATTATTCTCAGAAATTTAAATTTCTAGTATGTAAACTAcatatttgtaatttttattttttgctttctAATAAAACAATTTTGTAGATTTTGTTCGACATACATCATCTCTCCTTATTGATATTATTGCTCATATACATGTTTAATTATAAGAGAAAAATCCTAAACGATATCTGACAATTATTTCAAAAGACAACGAGatccttaacaaaaaaaaatacccAACTCGACCCGTGAGCTTTATTTTTATGGGACTGATGAGTCCTTgtgttagtaattttttttagcACAAGGACTAATTAAtcccataaaaataaaattcagagatcggattgaatatttttttttgtttggaggTCTCGTAGTCTTTTTGAGATAATTGTCAATGTCGGATTGAATATTCACTCTTATTATAATGTTACACATTTTCTCTCTCAAATATTTTGTACATTACATCTTACTTTCTAAAATTACAAAGCATTTTCAAAGTTTACATTATTTGTAATAACTAAATTTACAAATCATTTTGTAAACTAACTAAAAGTCATTTGATAAGTAGTTGTGAAGTGATACAGTTAGTAGCAAAAAGTTACAAGCCCTGAAATTGTATATTTAATTTAGTTAACAAAGTTAGTCAATATATAACATCCTTTAAATTCTCATTGAAAATGTGTAAAACACATATTGATGTATCTTGTTGGAATGGTTGACGATCAAGAGTTACCTTTTCACTCCTACTAATTTAAAATTGTTTGCATTTTTAAACTTAGATTGGGGATTAGATATAGATTATTGGAGATCAATGTGTGGTTACtgcatttaattattttgtattcaATTTAGTTTTTTGATCAAGTAGAAAACAAGTCTCAGTGAGTGATTACAccatagcctcttctttccttttttttttcatatataaatTTCTTTGTTATGtacattttactctattttatttatttttggtttttctttaGTTTGTATAAAAGAAATAGTATCTATGGAAGTCCAAGTTCAGATAGCTTGGATTGGAAGAAAACACCTTAGAAGTTTATACTAGAAGCAAAACTATGATTCTACAGAAGAGACTAAGCAAAACTATTAGTATTGTATTAACCTTCTCTCGAACTACTTCAATGTCTGATTGGAAAGGTTTATTTTTATCATGAAGAAGGGTTGGCTGTAAGAAGAACTGTACTCAAATTGTCACAAAAAATCGATAGAACAGTAGGCAATTTGATATTTAATTCAGCAATCAGATTCTTTATTCAAACTATATCAGCAACACATGCAGCTAAACTGTTGAATTCTGCCACTGTGGATGATCTTGAGATTGTGTTTTGTTTCCTACAAGACCAAGAAATCAAATTAGTGTTAAGATAAACTCAAAAGTCCGAAATTGACTATCAATCTTCTACATCTGCTATCCAATCCGAATCTGTAACATCATATAACTTAAAGTCTGAACACTTATACATAATGAGAGCATGATCCTTTGTTCCTTGAAAATATCTCAAGATCCTCTTCAAAATTTTGGATCATCAATTTTTTTTAGCTTGTAGACTGTAACTGAAGTGAAGAGATATCATGGGAGTAGGCATACCATTAGCCTCGTTCATGCCAAGTTTGGATAACAAATCTTTAACATACTTTGTTTGAAAAGGTTGTAGCTATCCATATTTCAACCTTTGAATCTCAATACCAAGAAAATAAGATAAGGCATCAAGAGCTTTCAAAGTAAAACTATTATTCAGTTTTTGAATCCTGGTTTCAACTTCAAATGGATCATTTCCTGTTATGATTATATCATCAACATAACATAGAATATAGATAAAAAAATTTGAGCCATGCTTCACAAACAGAGAAGTATCTAAATTAGTACTAAGAAAACCAAAAGATTGAAGGATTTTGCTTAATTTTAAGAATTCTCTAGGGGCTTGCTTTAGGCCATAGAGAGATTCGTTTAGTTTGCATACATATGTCTCAGAATTTTGATCAAAACCAATTGGttgatacatatataaataacCTCATGCAAGTTGCCATTGAAAAAAGTGTTGTTAAAATCAAATTGTCTTATAATCTAATCTTTAGATAAAGCAATGCTGAAAACAATCCTAATAGTAGTTAGTCTAATCACAGAGATGAAAACTTGCTCAAAATTAAAGTCCTGTGATTGATGGAACCTTTGTTCCACCAATCTAGCTTTGTGTTTTTATATAAAACCATCAGAGAATCTTTTGATAGTAAAGACCTATTTACACCCTATAATCTTTGCATTTTCAGGTTTTGGAACCAAAGTCCAAGTGTGAGTTCTCATCAGGGCTTTGAACTGTTCTTGCTTTGCTTCTTTTCGATGAGGAATAAGCAAAGCAGCAGAGGCTAATTTTGGTATATCTTCAGCACTATCATGATTGTTGACATTGGTATTTAAAACTCTTGGTTTGGAGCTACCAGTCATGGACCTAGTTAACATAAGATGCTTGTTATTATGTAAGGATGTAATATTATGAGTATGAGGTGAAGTGTCAGTAATAGATGGAGAATCAGAATTGGGTTGGTTTATAAAGGGTATGCATATTTGAGTCCCAGAAATAGGGACAACACCATTCTAATGGTGATCATCAAAATGATCTTGAAGTTGAAGATTGGAAATTTCCCCATTATTAGCTAAATCTGCTACTTGAGGATCGGAGCTGGATTATTGAATTTAGTATTAATACTTTTAGGCACAATCTGATTCTGAGTATTCTTAGACAACAAGAACCTTAGTAAGGATATCAGACTGACTATTTTTGTTTTAAGGAGACTCAGTTTGGAGGAATAATTCTAGAAAACGTGCTCTTCAAAAATAACATGTCTAGTAGTATAGACTTTTCCACAAAGTGAAAGACATTTGTAACCCTTAGATTTGGTTGCATAACCTATAAACACACACTTTTGGATTCTTGCATCTAGCTTAGTATTGCTGTAAGGTCTGATAAAGGGATAGCATGAGCTACCAAATACCCTAAAGAAATTGTAACAAGGTTTAGAAGCAGTAGATAACATGGTAAGACTCATTTCTATGAGATGTCTGTGTTTTCTTTCTGCTATACCATTCTATTATGGAGTGTAAGGACAAGAAAATCTTTGCACATACCTGCTTGAACAAATTATGTCTTGTATTGAAGAAACTCTTTAATCTTATGGTTTGTAAGGTTTTCCATGTATAATTTGAATTGCTGAAAGGCTAACAAAACTTGAGATTTGGTCTGTAACAAAAAGAGATAAGTATATCTAGAATATGTATCAATAAAAGTgacataataacaaaaaataagatGTGAAGTATAGGGAGATGATCCCTAAACATATGTGAATCATTGTAAGTGGTAGAAGATAAAGGGAAATGCAACTTGTGCATTTTAGCATTCATGCAATTTTCACACAATTCAGATTTCAAGGTTTTATCTTTATTCTGAACAATAACATTAAAATTTGAGAGAATAGAAGATACAAATTTCGTAGTTGTGTTGCCTAGTCTTAGATGCCACAATTATAAAGATACAAAGATTTAGAAGGATTATTTTAAACTAGAAACATGAGGAACTGCTACATTGTAAAATCTGTAGATACCATCACTTTTTAAATCCCTGCAATAACACTTTGTTAAAATGCTCACATTTAACTAAACATattttggcatgaaattgaaaataaacttTATTATTTTCTGCAAATTTAAAAACAACTATTAGGTTCTTTGTAATTCCGGTGAGTGAATTAAATCTTGTAAGCAGAAGTATCTTTTTAAATCAAGAGCATATAACATAAAACTACCAATTTTAGTATCTAACTATCTATTAATCCCATGTTATCTTTTTAAACCATGCTATCTTTAATAGTATCTAACTATCTATTAATCCCATTATTTTGGTTCATCAAGCATTAGCGCTGCTCGTCATAAGATTAAATCATTGACGTTGACAAATAGACCAAAGGACGAATTCTTTATGAACGCCATGGAGTACTGTTATATGCACTgtttttatattttctatttttaatattaaacgtgatccataaaaaataaaaataaaaacttatactataagaaaatataaaaa
The DNA window shown above is from Arachis ipaensis cultivar K30076 chromosome B08, Araip1.1, whole genome shotgun sequence and carries:
- the LOC107614028 gene encoding ervatamin-B-like yields the protein MAFTGQKLLLFVIVVVGISQVLSRKLNDEESNNIIMLERHEQWMTKYDKVYKDDEEKQERFLIFKKNVEYIESFNAAGEKSYKLGINHLTDKTTKELKASLNGFKRPQRVSSTPSTFKYANVDSIPSSIDWRTKGAVTNVKDQGDCGSCWAFSAVAAVEGINALTTGQLVSLSEQQVVSCDIHGRDMGCSGGYMEGAFQYIWKNGGITSDANYPYNATDSVCNATEEASVVAQIKGYEMVPANNETELMKALANQPIAVAIEADSMFSYESGVYDGPCGIELDHGVLAVGYGTENGTDYWIIKNSWGTEWGENGYIRMKRGIGAGLGLCGIAMDASYPTA